The proteins below are encoded in one region of Pseudomonas entomophila L48:
- a CDS encoding ATPase AAA, translating into MQRIVILGNAGSGKSTLARAIGARLGLPVVHLDRLFWEPGWEEADDEVFRERVVQALAGGSWVTDGNYSRRTFDLRLPHADLVIWLDTPRLTCLRRVIQRSLLKPARPDLPQGCNEKPNKDFLEFLKFVWHFDRVSRLGIEALRLAIGGQVPVVHLSGARQVAVFVAGLPGVVAGRDAVGSSGAF; encoded by the coding sequence ATGCAACGGATCGTGATTCTGGGCAACGCGGGCAGCGGCAAGTCGACCTTGGCCAGGGCGATTGGTGCGCGGCTGGGGTTGCCGGTGGTGCACCTGGACCGGTTGTTCTGGGAGCCCGGCTGGGAGGAGGCGGACGATGAGGTGTTTCGCGAGCGGGTGGTGCAGGCGCTTGCGGGTGGCAGTTGGGTCACCGATGGCAATTATTCGCGGCGTACCTTTGACCTGCGTCTGCCTCACGCCGACCTGGTGATCTGGCTGGACACGCCGCGGCTGACTTGCCTGAGGCGGGTCATCCAGCGTTCGTTGCTCAAGCCTGCGCGGCCTGATCTGCCGCAGGGGTGCAATGAGAAGCCGAACAAGGATTTTCTCGAATTTCTCAAGTTCGTCTGGCATTTCGACCGGGTCAGCCGGTTGGGGATCGAGGCGTTGCGGTTGGCCATTGGGGGGCAGGTACCGGTGGTGCATCTGAGTGGTGCCCGGCAAGTGGCGGTTTTTGTTGCTGGGTTGCCTGGGGTGGTGGCGGGGCGCGATGCGGTGGGGTCGAGCGGCGCATTCTAA
- a CDS encoding isochorismatase family protein, which yields MRQVLLIVDVQSTFSPSERLVDGIRRLSATIPTVASVELHDEQVTPFQRQLGWHPAAEDVALVEADKVFVKHGYGQTAETLAYIKSLNVERVLVCGLQTETCVLAAGFALFDAGLNPTLVTDLTSGSSLDRSGQLGIDLWKHHFGQVTTAAEVLAEL from the coding sequence ATGCGGCAAGTACTGCTCATCGTAGACGTGCAATCCACCTTCAGCCCGTCCGAGCGACTGGTGGACGGCATTCGCCGGCTGTCGGCGACCATCCCCACCGTCGCCTCCGTCGAGCTGCACGACGAGCAGGTCACCCCGTTCCAGCGCCAGCTCGGCTGGCACCCGGCCGCCGAGGACGTGGCCCTGGTCGAGGCGGACAAGGTGTTCGTCAAGCACGGCTACGGGCAGACCGCCGAAACCCTCGCCTATATCAAGAGTTTGAACGTCGAGCGCGTGCTGGTGTGCGGCCTGCAGACCGAAACCTGCGTGCTGGCGGCCGGCTTCGCCCTGTTCGATGCCGGGCTCAACCCGACCCTGGTGACCGACCTCACCTCGGGCTCCTCGCTGGACCGCTCCGGGCAGCTGGGGATCGACCTGTGGAAGCACCACTTCGGCCAGGTGACCACCGCCGCCGAAGTGCTCGCCGAGCTCTGA
- a CDS encoding MFS transporter: protein MHAHPASSRSALRTFCVSGLGTALEFYDFIIYGTAAALVFPQVFFPGLDHLTATLVAFSAFGAGFFARPLGGLVFGHFGDRVGRQKVLVATLLLMGLSTFLIGCLPSHASIGAAAPVLLVLLRLVQGFAAGGEWGGAALFGIESAPPGRRGLWGSFTSMGIGVGGILGAAVFALVSAAADGNLVDFAWRIPFWLGGTLVLIGLYARLKAPAATPAQAPARAPLAEALRQRPRQLLLCTGIAFGYCTIAYIGSTFFLTYATQAGFGSTEALMFDLTLSVAIVLSAPLFGHLSDRLGRRTVMVFGALVMALGLFAFFALVDLHSFGIALFAYGLTGALMGATQGPIPAFLGEQFPRSMRYSGISASYQVGAALGGGTASSIATAILILTDHNPLGVALYGAAALLLVAVCSLMLKETARLSMAQIDEPGPACTGRVVATEL from the coding sequence ATGCATGCGCACCCTGCGTCTTCCCGCTCCGCCTTGCGGACCTTCTGTGTCTCCGGCCTCGGCACCGCGCTGGAGTTCTACGACTTCATCATCTACGGCACCGCCGCCGCGCTGGTCTTCCCCCAGGTGTTCTTCCCCGGGCTCGATCACCTGACCGCTACATTGGTGGCGTTCAGTGCCTTCGGTGCCGGGTTCTTCGCCCGGCCCTTGGGGGGCTTGGTGTTCGGCCATTTCGGTGACCGCGTCGGCCGGCAGAAGGTGCTGGTCGCCACGCTGCTGTTGATGGGCTTGAGCACCTTCCTGATCGGCTGCCTGCCTAGCCATGCCAGCATCGGCGCGGCGGCCCCGGTGCTGCTGGTGCTGCTGCGCCTGGTCCAGGGCTTCGCCGCTGGCGGCGAGTGGGGTGGGGCGGCGCTGTTCGGCATCGAGTCGGCGCCCCCGGGGCGGCGCGGCTTGTGGGGCAGCTTCACGAGCATGGGCATCGGTGTCGGCGGCATCCTCGGCGCGGCAGTGTTCGCCCTGGTCAGCGCAGCGGCCGATGGCAACCTGGTGGACTTCGCCTGGCGCATCCCGTTCTGGCTGGGCGGCACCCTGGTGCTGATCGGCCTGTACGCCCGGCTCAAGGCGCCGGCCGCCACACCCGCGCAAGCACCGGCACGGGCGCCGCTGGCCGAGGCGCTGCGCCAGCGCCCACGGCAGTTGCTGCTGTGCACCGGGATCGCCTTCGGCTACTGCACCATCGCCTACATCGGCAGCACGTTCTTCCTCACCTATGCCACCCAGGCCGGCTTCGGCAGTACCGAAGCGTTGATGTTCGACCTGACCCTGTCGGTGGCCATTGTGCTGTCGGCGCCGCTGTTCGGGCACCTGTCCGACCGCCTGGGGCGGCGTACGGTGATGGTGTTCGGCGCCTTGGTGATGGCGCTGGGGCTGTTCGCCTTCTTCGCCCTGGTCGACCTGCACAGCTTCGGCATCGCGCTGTTCGCCTATGGCCTGACCGGCGCGCTGATGGGGGCGACCCAGGGGCCGATCCCGGCGTTCCTCGGCGAGCAGTTCCCGCGCAGCATGCGTTACTCGGGAATCTCGGCGAGTTACCAGGTCGGCGCGGCGCTGGGCGGCGGCACGGCGTCGAGCATTGCCACCGCGATCCTGATCCTCACCGACCACAACCCGTTGGGGGTGGCCCTCTATGGCGCTGCGGCGCTGCTGCTTGTCGCCGTGTGCTCGCTGATGCTCAAGGAGACGGCGCGCTTGAGCATGGCGCAGATTGATGAGCCCGGGCCGGCTTGCACGGGCCGCGTAGTGGCGACCGAGCTGTAG
- a CDS encoding C45 family autoproteolytic acyltransferase/hydolase, translating to MKIHTFVSDIRDPSARGRQIGEAFAEQIRHTTQLYLEFFPRVGIAPQEAQRIGENSQAALEAWSPALAAEIAGMATGAGLPLWQLASLNARTEVLAARTRHSECSTTVHAPRGPRAPQTLQTWDWHDSLCPHGLMLALDTERGLRVKLFCEFGMLAKLGVNSAGLGLHFNILHHASDNAHGGVPVHAIARRLLEEATSVDEAIELARSARVSASTVLTVFSREDKSPRAVSIELSPERTALVLPREDGWLLHTNHFLDPQLSEGEQVADRADTEGRLAHLRQVIGQMGSADLRARAEAMCGAAGDAAPICFHPDLALPDTERWETLLSVGIDTEQCALDYVAGTPLQLAKAGFQRF from the coding sequence GTGAAGATCCACACGTTCGTCAGCGATATCCGTGACCCTTCGGCACGCGGTCGCCAGATCGGCGAAGCCTTCGCCGAGCAGATCCGCCACACCACCCAGCTGTACCTGGAGTTCTTCCCGCGTGTCGGCATAGCGCCACAGGAGGCCCAGCGCATCGGTGAGAACAGCCAGGCCGCATTGGAGGCCTGGAGCCCGGCGCTGGCCGCTGAAATCGCCGGCATGGCCACCGGTGCCGGACTGCCCCTGTGGCAGTTGGCGAGCCTGAACGCGCGCACCGAGGTATTGGCGGCACGTACCCGCCACAGCGAATGCTCGACCACCGTGCACGCCCCACGCGGTCCGCGTGCGCCGCAGACCCTGCAGACCTGGGACTGGCACGACAGCCTCTGCCCCCACGGCCTGATGCTGGCGCTGGATACCGAGCGCGGCCTGCGGGTCAAGCTGTTCTGCGAGTTCGGCATGCTGGCCAAGCTCGGGGTCAACAGTGCGGGCCTGGGCCTGCATTTCAATATCCTCCACCACGCCAGCGACAACGCCCACGGCGGCGTGCCGGTGCATGCCATCGCCCGGCGCCTGCTGGAAGAGGCCACTAGCGTCGACGAGGCCATCGAGCTGGCGCGCTCGGCACGGGTCAGCGCGTCCACCGTGCTCACCGTGTTTTCCCGCGAGGACAAAAGCCCCCGCGCCGTGAGCATCGAACTCAGCCCCGAGCGCACCGCGCTGGTGCTGCCGCGCGAGGATGGCTGGCTGCTGCACACCAACCATTTCCTCGACCCGCAACTGAGCGAAGGCGAGCAGGTTGCCGACCGTGCCGACACCGAAGGCCGCCTGGCCCACCTGCGCCAGGTGATTGGCCAGATGGGCAGCGCCGACTTGCGCGCCCGGGCCGAAGCAATGTGCGGCGCGGCCGGCGACGCCGCGCCGATCTGCTTCCACCCGGACCTGGCACTGCCTGACACCGAGCGCTGGGAAACCTTGCTCAGCGTGGGCATCGATACCGAACAGTGCGCGCTCGACTATGTGGCCGGCACGCCGCTGCAACTGGCCAAGGCCGGCTTCCAGCGCTTCTGA
- a CDS encoding LysR family transcriptional regulator, whose amino-acid sequence MDKMTALTLFVAAAEHRSFSRAAEQLGKTPSAITKAVAHLESELGVRLFERTTRRMALTEAGTLYLEGARQALMHLQRVTEEVEQLQHELRGTLRITAPPSFGPAFLNQVCCRFMNEHPQVRLEVNLNDANDDLIDGGYDLSLRDGPTDQPELIAQPLIENRVILCASPGYLARRGSAITLENYAQHDWLLLRHPLLNRSFWWIEHEGQTLRVRQPTPKLVSDSFDFLLACLLDGQGLQFVPTWSAAPYLARGELVEVMPDYWRSLSAFGPWVHVLYLPHRRNTRKVQAFIALLHAHLKTQGLRG is encoded by the coding sequence ATGGACAAAATGACGGCCCTGACCCTCTTCGTCGCCGCCGCCGAACACCGCAGCTTCAGCCGCGCCGCCGAGCAACTGGGCAAGACCCCCTCGGCCATCACCAAGGCCGTCGCCCACCTGGAAAGCGAGCTCGGCGTGCGCCTGTTCGAGCGCACCACCCGGCGCATGGCCCTGACCGAGGCCGGCACGCTGTACCTCGAAGGCGCGCGCCAGGCGCTGATGCACCTGCAGCGGGTCACCGAGGAAGTGGAGCAACTGCAACACGAACTGCGCGGCACCCTGCGCATCACCGCGCCACCGTCGTTCGGCCCGGCATTCCTCAACCAGGTGTGCTGCCGGTTCATGAACGAACACCCGCAGGTGCGCCTGGAGGTGAACCTCAACGACGCCAACGACGACCTGATCGACGGCGGCTACGACCTGTCGCTGCGCGACGGCCCCACCGACCAGCCCGAACTGATCGCCCAGCCGCTGATCGAGAACCGCGTGATCCTCTGCGCCAGCCCCGGCTACCTGGCCCGCCGGGGCAGCGCCATCACCCTGGAAAACTACGCCCAGCACGACTGGCTGTTGCTGCGTCACCCGCTGCTCAACCGCAGCTTCTGGTGGATCGAGCACGAAGGCCAGACACTGCGGGTACGACAGCCCACGCCGAAGCTGGTGAGCGACAGCTTCGATTTCCTGCTGGCCTGCCTGCTCGACGGCCAGGGCCTGCAGTTCGTGCCTACCTGGAGCGCGGCGCCATACCTGGCGCGTGGCGAGCTGGTGGAGGTGATGCCCGACTACTGGCGCTCCCTCAGCGCCTTCGGCCCCTGGGTGCATGTGCTGTACCTGCCGCATCGGCGCAACACGCGCAAGGTGCAGGCCTTCATCGCCCTGTTGCACGCGCACTTGAAGACGCAGGGATTGCGCGGCTGA
- a CDS encoding amidohydrolase, with the protein MKQLLKIALGAGLACTALPGLAAVDLILHNAKVYTAEPGQPLQQAVAVDGETIVAVGSDTAVLRLKTTGTQVIDLGGKVLMPGLLDSHSHAIKGGLQLALADLAGVQVPLDELEQRLRQWRDDGKARRGEFLSIGGLPPTYWDDIAALEQRFNHGEWANQPILFAANDMHTGWANRAMLARAGIDASTLAALPAEARNTIGRHPDGSPNGFLVDASLYPVTDLLPALTHDTLMSAGRLALDRYKQLGVTGWMDPLANELPGADVHNDSLGVLPVYKALADNGELTAHVAALLMADSKAGPADLDQLDKVRQQFIGVRNLTLPGIKVFADGVAEMPAQSAAMLEPYKNSGQRGELLLDPARFGALVSAADARGWLVHVHAIGDRAVRVALDGVAQARRERSSGIPHSITHLQMVNPKEYPRFRQLDVIASMQLYWASADAANLELVKPYVNAMAFLHTFPARSLLKQGATIAGASDWPISTPDPWQAIYQAISRKGPKGVLNADEALDRQAMFQAYTLNAARAMRLERLVGSLAAGKQADMIVLDRDVLTVEPEVLRDTQVLQTWFAGKRIYAR; encoded by the coding sequence ATGAAGCAGCTCCTGAAGATAGCCCTCGGCGCCGGCCTGGCCTGCACCGCCTTGCCCGGCCTGGCGGCGGTGGACCTGATCCTGCACAACGCCAAGGTCTACACCGCCGAGCCCGGCCAGCCGCTGCAGCAGGCAGTGGCGGTGGACGGCGAGACGATCGTCGCGGTGGGCAGCGACACGGCCGTGCTGCGCCTGAAGACCACGGGCACCCAGGTCATAGACCTCGGCGGCAAGGTGCTGATGCCTGGCCTGCTCGACTCCCATTCCCACGCCATCAAGGGCGGCCTGCAACTGGCACTGGCCGACCTGGCCGGCGTGCAGGTACCGCTCGACGAACTGGAACAGCGCCTGCGCCAATGGCGCGACGACGGCAAGGCCCGGCGTGGCGAGTTCCTCAGCATCGGCGGCCTGCCCCCCACCTACTGGGACGACATCGCCGCCCTGGAGCAACGCTTCAACCACGGCGAGTGGGCCAACCAACCGATCCTGTTCGCCGCCAACGACATGCACACCGGCTGGGCCAACCGGGCCATGCTCGCCCGCGCCGGGATCGACGCCAGCACCCTCGCCGCGCTGCCGGCCGAAGCCCGCAACACCATCGGCCGGCACCCGGACGGCAGCCCCAACGGTTTCCTGGTCGATGCCAGCCTGTACCCGGTCACCGACCTGCTGCCGGCCCTCACCCACGACACCCTGATGTCGGCCGGGCGCCTGGCCCTGGACCGCTACAAGCAGCTCGGCGTCACCGGCTGGATGGACCCGCTGGCCAACGAACTGCCGGGCGCCGACGTGCACAACGACTCCCTGGGCGTACTGCCGGTGTACAAGGCGCTTGCGGATAATGGCGAGCTGACCGCCCATGTCGCGGCTTTGCTGATGGCCGATTCCAAGGCCGGCCCGGCCGACCTCGACCAGCTGGACAAGGTGCGCCAGCAGTTCATCGGGGTACGCAACCTCACCCTGCCTGGTATCAAGGTGTTCGCCGACGGCGTCGCGGAGATGCCGGCACAAAGCGCGGCCATGCTCGAGCCTTACAAGAACTCCGGGCAACGCGGCGAGTTGCTGCTCGACCCCGCACGCTTCGGCGCACTGGTCAGCGCCGCCGACGCCCGAGGCTGGCTGGTGCATGTGCATGCCATCGGCGACCGCGCCGTGCGCGTGGCCCTCGACGGCGTGGCCCAGGCCCGCCGCGAGCGCAGCAGCGGCATCCCCCACTCCATCACCCACCTGCAGATGGTCAACCCCAAGGAGTACCCACGCTTCAGGCAGCTCGACGTGATCGCCTCGATGCAGCTGTACTGGGCCAGCGCCGACGCGGCCAACCTCGAACTGGTCAAGCCGTATGTGAACGCCATGGCCTTCCTGCACACCTTCCCGGCCCGTTCGCTGCTCAAGCAAGGCGCCACCATCGCCGGCGCCAGCGACTGGCCGATCAGCACCCCCGACCCGTGGCAGGCGATCTACCAGGCCATCAGCCGCAAGGGCCCGAAGGGTGTGCTCAATGCCGACGAAGCCCTCGACCGCCAGGCCATGTTCCAGGCCTACACCCTCAATGCCGCCCGGGCCATGCGCCTGGAACGGCTGGTCGGCTCGCTCGCGGCGGGCAAGCAGGCCGACATGATCGTGCTCGACCGCGATGTGCTGACGGTCGAGCCCGAAGTGTTGCGCGACACCCAGGTGCTGCAAACCTGGTTCGCCGGAAAACGGATCTACGCGCGTTGA
- a CDS encoding sensor domain-containing diguanylate cyclase, which translates to MPVDLQALYPKLIHLMLDTVFVVDRDDTIVFVSNACEALLGYRAEELTGTPITRYMHPDDLEATRASIVKVMGGTPHFDFRNRYLRKDGGVVHILWAAFWSDEVGARIGVARNITALAQAEHELRFLAHHDPLTHLTNRSLFNDRLASALRSAQRHQRRLALLFLDINDFKGINDGHGHAVGDRVLCAIAQRLQACVREADTVARIGGDEFIVLLTDIPSDTAVYEKVEQIAAAMAEPLSAEFGEVRMPSCSIGLAFYPEDGQDADTLLSHADGDMYRNKRRRARVG; encoded by the coding sequence ATGCCCGTTGACTTGCAGGCGCTCTACCCCAAGCTGATCCACCTGATGCTCGACACCGTGTTCGTGGTCGACCGGGACGACACCATCGTGTTCGTGAGCAACGCCTGCGAAGCCCTGCTCGGCTACCGCGCCGAGGAGCTGACCGGCACCCCGATCACCCGCTACATGCACCCCGACGACCTGGAGGCCACCCGCGCCTCGATCGTCAAGGTCATGGGCGGCACGCCCCACTTCGATTTTCGCAACCGCTACCTGCGCAAGGATGGCGGTGTGGTGCATATTCTCTGGGCGGCGTTCTGGTCCGACGAGGTGGGCGCACGCATCGGTGTCGCGCGCAACATTACCGCCCTCGCCCAGGCCGAGCACGAACTGCGCTTCCTCGCCCACCACGACCCGTTGACCCACTTGACCAACCGCTCGCTGTTCAACGACCGGCTGGCCTCGGCCTTGCGCTCGGCACAACGTCACCAACGCCGGCTGGCGCTGCTGTTCCTGGATATCAACGACTTCAAGGGCATCAATGACGGCCACGGCCATGCGGTGGGCGACCGTGTGCTGTGCGCCATCGCGCAACGCTTGCAGGCCTGCGTGCGCGAGGCCGACACGGTGGCGCGCATCGGCGGAGACGAATTCATCGTGCTGTTGACCGATATCCCGTCGGATACCGCCGTGTACGAGAAGGTGGAGCAAATCGCCGCGGCCATGGCCGAGCCGCTGAGCGCGGAATTCGGTGAAGTGCGGATGCCGTCCTGCAGTATCGGCCTGGCCTTCTACCCTGAGGATGGCCAGGATGCCGATACCCTGCTCAGCCACGCGGACGGCGACATGTACCGCAACAAGCGGCGCCGCGCCCGGGTGGGGTGA
- a CDS encoding DUF1109 domain-containing protein, with amino-acid sequence MKTDELISLLATAEGPVDRHALARRLGLALLAGLLGALLLTVALYGVRSDLAEVARTPLFWAKVALPTSLALLGLWLTQRLARPGVRGGALWGLLGVPLLLVWLGAAISLFGAPPEARADLIFGRTWRTCALNITLLSTPVFIAVFWALRGLAPTRLRQAGAAGGLLAGSTATLVYCLHCPEMGVPFWGLWYLLGMLVPTLLGAVLGPRLLRW; translated from the coding sequence ATGAAGACCGATGAACTGATCAGCCTGCTGGCCACCGCGGAAGGGCCGGTGGACCGCCACGCGCTGGCGCGGCGCCTGGGGCTGGCGCTGCTCGCCGGCCTGCTGGGCGCGCTGTTGCTGACCGTGGCGCTCTACGGTGTACGGAGCGACCTGGCCGAGGTGGCGCGCACGCCATTGTTCTGGGCCAAGGTGGCGTTGCCCACCAGCCTGGCGTTGCTGGGCCTGTGGTTGACCCAGCGGCTGGCCCGGCCGGGTGTAAGAGGCGGTGCGTTGTGGGGGCTGCTGGGGGTGCCGTTGCTGCTGGTATGGTTGGGCGCCGCCATCAGCCTGTTCGGTGCCCCGCCGGAGGCGCGGGCCGACCTGATCTTTGGCCGCACCTGGCGCACCTGCGCATTGAACATCACCCTGCTCTCGACACCGGTATTCATCGCCGTGTTCTGGGCGTTGCGTGGCCTGGCGCCGACCCGCCTGCGCCAGGCCGGCGCCGCAGGCGGGCTGCTCGCCGGCTCCACCGCGACACTGGTGTACTGCCTGCATTGCCCGGAGATGGGCGTGCCGTTCTGGGGGCTCTGGTACCTGTTGGGCATGCTCGTGCCCACGCTGCTCGGCGCCGTGCTCGGGCCGCGCCTGCTGCGCTGGTGA
- a CDS encoding sigma-70 family RNA polymerase sigma factor — MQRTNSQDVLSTRESQLQALLLQGLAGDTFAYRQFLTALAAHIRGFLRRRLPQHPAEVEDLLQEVLLAVHNARHTYQARQPLTAWVQAIARYKLADHLRSHARREARHDLLDDDSELFAASDEQPAQASRDLGKLLGQLPDRQRLPIVHVKLEGLSVEETAQITGLSSSAVKVGIHRGLKALGKLIRGKGHDEDR; from the coding sequence ATGCAACGAACTAACTCACAGGACGTGCTCAGCACCCGCGAATCGCAGTTGCAGGCCCTGTTGCTGCAAGGGCTGGCAGGCGACACCTTCGCCTATCGCCAGTTCCTCACGGCATTGGCAGCCCATATCCGCGGCTTTCTGCGGCGGCGCCTGCCCCAGCACCCGGCCGAGGTCGAGGACCTGCTGCAGGAGGTGCTGCTGGCGGTGCACAATGCGCGCCACACCTACCAGGCGCGGCAGCCGCTCACCGCCTGGGTGCAGGCGATCGCCCGCTACAAGCTGGCCGACCACCTGCGCAGCCACGCCCGTCGCGAGGCGCGGCACGATCTGTTGGACGACGACAGCGAACTGTTCGCCGCCAGTGATGAGCAACCCGCCCAGGCCAGTCGGGACCTGGGCAAACTGCTCGGGCAGTTGCCGGACCGTCAGCGCCTGCCCATCGTGCACGTCAAGCTGGAGGGCTTGTCGGTGGAGGAAACCGCGCAAATCACCGGGCTATCCAGTTCGGCGGTGAAGGTGGGGATACACCGAGGCCTCAAGGCCCTGGGCAAGTTGATTCGAGGTAAAGGCCATGATGAAGACCGATGA
- a CDS encoding DUF2282 domain-containing protein — protein MKTLALASAALALAALAGTAMADDTKPAGTGATMEKCYGVAMAGKNDCKAGAGTTCAGSAKKDYDGMHWKNVPTGTCTSIQTPNGMGSLTPIKS, from the coding sequence ATGAAAACCCTCGCCCTCGCCTCCGCCGCCCTGGCCCTCGCCGCCCTGGCCGGCACCGCCATGGCCGACGACACCAAGCCAGCCGGCACCGGCGCCACCATGGAAAAATGTTACGGCGTCGCCATGGCCGGCAAGAACGACTGCAAGGCCGGTGCCGGCACCACCTGCGCCGGCAGTGCCAAGAAGGACTACGACGGCATGCACTGGAAGAACGTCCCCACCGGCACCTGCACGTCGATCCAGACCCCCAACGGCATGGGCTCGCTCACCCCGATCAAGTCCTGA
- a CDS encoding DUF692 domain-containing protein, which yields MNGITTIGAGLGLKAEHYAQAWACRADGMWFEVHPENYMVGGPRLAWLQRMAERHPLSLHGVALSLAADAEPDIEHLRRLRLLIEQVRPALVSEHLAWSTWRGQYHPDLLPFPRCHEALVRISANIQRTQEALGRPISIENPSHYLHLDGHDWDEIDFLGELVRRTGCGLLLDVNNVHVSAHNLGFSAQDYLARFPAQAITEVHLAGHSHDDQGTLLIDSHDARIAEPVWMLYRQLIQRIGPRPTLIERDGNIPTFDDLLAERAIAQATLDRTGDLP from the coding sequence ATGAACGGGATCACCACAATCGGTGCCGGGCTCGGGCTCAAGGCCGAGCACTATGCCCAAGCCTGGGCCTGCCGCGCAGACGGAATGTGGTTCGAAGTCCACCCGGAGAACTACATGGTCGGTGGCCCACGCCTTGCCTGGCTGCAGCGGATGGCCGAGCGTCATCCACTGTCGCTGCACGGCGTCGCGCTGTCACTGGCGGCGGACGCCGAACCGGATATCGAGCACCTGCGCCGCTTGCGCCTGCTGATCGAACAGGTGCGCCCGGCACTGGTGTCGGAACACCTGGCCTGGTCGACCTGGCGTGGCCAGTACCACCCCGACCTGCTGCCCTTCCCTCGCTGCCACGAAGCGCTGGTGCGCATCAGCGCGAACATCCAGCGCACCCAGGAGGCACTGGGGCGCCCCATTTCCATCGAGAACCCCAGCCACTACCTGCACCTGGACGGCCATGACTGGGACGAAATCGATTTTCTCGGCGAACTGGTCCGCCGCACCGGCTGCGGCCTGCTGCTGGACGTCAACAACGTGCATGTCAGTGCCCACAATCTCGGTTTCAGCGCCCAGGACTACCTCGCCCGCTTCCCGGCCCAGGCCATCACCGAAGTCCACCTGGCCGGCCACAGCCATGACGACCAGGGCACACTGCTGATCGACTCCCATGACGCCCGCATCGCCGAACCGGTGTGGATGTTGTACCGGCAACTGATCCAGCGAATCGGCCCACGGCCAACCCTGATCGAACGCGACGGCAACATTCCCACCTTCGACGATTTGCTGGCCGAGCGCGCCATTGCCCAGGCGACCCTCGACCGAACCGGAGACCTGCCATGA
- a CDS encoding DNA-binding domain-containing protein translates to MNLSLGQFQAAFVDALYLRPAPQLAALTEQAAFAVYRNTVLAGCVDALRANFPSVETLVGPEWMHDAAAAYAQQSPPCDPRLIHYGAAFPAFLEDLQAFHGLVYLADVARLDFAWGEAFSAPDDPCLQLADLAGMTASDLARSHLRPRASVRWQWFDAHPAYSLWRHSREHLPWPPDHAWIGEGALFSGDCAGVTHQALSLGGCAFLDACAAGQPLEQASLHAEQSQPNLDFNDLLGRLLQAQVFRPLTFA, encoded by the coding sequence ATGAACCTCAGCCTTGGCCAGTTCCAGGCCGCATTCGTCGACGCCCTGTACCTGCGCCCCGCCCCGCAGCTGGCGGCACTTACCGAACAGGCGGCGTTCGCGGTGTACCGCAACACCGTTCTGGCAGGCTGTGTCGACGCGCTCCGGGCCAACTTCCCCAGCGTCGAAACGCTGGTCGGGCCCGAATGGATGCACGATGCCGCCGCAGCCTACGCCCAGCAGTCGCCGCCCTGCGACCCACGGCTGATCCACTACGGCGCGGCGTTCCCGGCCTTTCTCGAAGATCTGCAGGCCTTTCACGGCCTGGTCTACTTGGCGGACGTCGCGCGCCTGGACTTCGCCTGGGGCGAAGCGTTCAGCGCACCCGACGATCCCTGCCTGCAACTGGCCGACCTGGCGGGCATGACGGCCAGTGACCTTGCCCGTAGCCACCTGCGCCCGCGTGCCAGCGTGCGCTGGCAGTGGTTCGATGCGCACCCGGCCTACAGCCTCTGGCGCCACAGCCGCGAACACCTGCCCTGGCCACCGGATCACGCCTGGATCGGCGAAGGCGCGCTGTTCAGCGGTGACTGCGCAGGCGTCACCCACCAGGCCCTCAGCCTCGGCGGTTGCGCCTTCCTCGATGCCTGTGCCGCCGGGCAGCCGCTGGAACAGGCTTCGCTGCACGCCGAACAGTCCCAACCCAATCTGGACTTCAACGACCTGCTCGGCCGGTTGCTGCAAGCCCAGGTCTTTCGCCCACTCACCTTCGCTTGA
- a CDS encoding DoxX family protein, whose amino-acid sequence MDITHASASPHGLRQLWNRLADHLQRLLSDSLLCLVARLGIASIFFLSGRTKVEGLLTITPGTYELFQSDYALPLVSPWLAAHLATYAEHLFPLLLVLGLFTRLSALALLGMTTVIEIFVYPDAWPTHLSWAGLLLLLVARGGGRWSLDRVLRLR is encoded by the coding sequence ATGGACATCACCCACGCCAGCGCGTCACCCCACGGTCTGCGCCAACTCTGGAATCGCCTTGCCGACCACCTGCAACGGCTGTTGAGCGACAGCCTGCTGTGCCTGGTCGCCCGCCTGGGCATCGCCTCGATCTTCTTTCTGTCCGGGCGCACCAAGGTCGAAGGGCTGCTGACCATTACCCCCGGCACCTATGAGTTGTTCCAGAGCGACTATGCCTTGCCGCTGGTCTCCCCCTGGCTGGCGGCGCACCTGGCGACCTATGCCGAGCACCTGTTCCCGCTGCTGCTGGTGCTGGGCCTATTCACCCGCCTGTCGGCGCTGGCCTTGCTGGGGATGACCACGGTGATCGAGATCTTCGTCTACCCGGATGCCTGGCCCACCCACCTGTCCTGGGCTGGCCTGCTCCTGCTGCTGGTCGCCCGGGGTGGCGGGAGATGGTCGCTGGATCGGGTGTTGCGCTTGCGCTGA